One genomic segment of Candidatus Binataceae bacterium includes these proteins:
- a CDS encoding DUF488 domain-containing protein, producing the protein MNQSPLRIFTVGHSTHPIERFLGLLGEHQIVLVADVRSFPSSRKWPQFNQAELSQSLLRAGIQYQWLKRLGGRRHGRREDSPHTGWTHPAFRSYADYTESTEFAAGLEELTAPTARATRTAYMCSEGLWWRCHRRIVSDYLVLRGWQVDHIMPDGKLRQHDMTPFARIADGHIVYDGVSG; encoded by the coding sequence GTGAACCAATCGCCGCTGCGCATCTTCACCGTCGGTCACTCGACCCATCCGATCGAGCGTTTCCTCGGGCTGCTCGGTGAACACCAGATCGTGCTGGTCGCAGACGTGCGATCCTTCCCCTCCTCTCGCAAATGGCCTCAGTTCAATCAGGCAGAGCTTTCTCAATCACTCCTGCGGGCGGGCATTCAATATCAATGGCTGAAACGGCTCGGCGGAAGGCGGCACGGCCGGCGGGAAGATTCGCCGCACACCGGGTGGACCCATCCGGCCTTTCGTTCGTACGCCGACTACACCGAATCTACAGAATTCGCCGCCGGTCTCGAGGAACTCACCGCCCCCACGGCCCGGGCCACGCGCACCGCCTACATGTGTTCGGAAGGATTGTGGTGGCGATGCCACCGGAGAATCGTCTCCGACTATCTGGTGCTACGCGGATGGCAGGTCGATCACATCATGCCCGATGGCAAATTGCGCCAACACGACATGACGCCGTTCGCCCGAATCGCCGATGGTCACATCGTTTATGACGGAGTCAGCGGATGA